From a region of the Fischerella sp. JS2 genome:
- a CDS encoding ATP-binding protein, producing the protein MVMEFELQSLNLTSLKEPSIHTISQIQPHGVLLVLEEPELNILQVSSNTYDVFGITPENMLQKKLEDLLDPFQIEKIKAGLLQESLDMINPTKIWARVKGDEYVVFDGIFHRSADGFLILELELAFSQENIPFLSFYHLARASINKLEETANLHDFCQILVQEVRKVTGFDRVMLYKFDDDGHGSVLAEEKLAIMESYLGLHYPESDIPRPARKLFASNWIRIIPDTHADPVEIFPAINPLSQRRPDLTNSILRSPYSCHIEYLHNMGVGASLTISLIKEGKLWGLIACHHQTPKYVSYEMRKACEFLGRVIFSELADREETEDYDYRMRLTYIQSALVEYMSQEENFIDGLVKHQPNLLDLTNAQGAAICFGGNYTLIGETPKEEDLNFLVQWLKNNVEEEVFYTDSLPRLYPDAQNFKNVASGLLAIPISKQNYVLWFRPEVIQTVNWGGDPNRAFEVNTSDGNTRLCPRKSFELWKETVRLTSLRWQAVEVKAALELRKAIVNIVLRQADELAQLAHDLELSNAELKKFAYVASHDLQEPLNQVANYVQLLEMRYEQLLDEDAKEFITFAVEGVSLMQTLIDDVLAYSKVDMQAIEFELTNVETALERALTNLRKRISETGAVITYDQLPTVMADGTQLMQLFQNLIGNAIKFRSDQAPEIHIGASRLEDEWLFSVRDNGIGIDPQFRDRIFVIFQRLHTRDEYPGTGMGLAICKKIIECHRGRIWVESKLGEGATFYFTIPVGGRDRERRNGRKAQNHIFGRR; encoded by the coding sequence ATGGTAATGGAATTTGAATTGCAAAGTTTAAACTTGACAAGCTTAAAAGAACCATCAATTCATACTATTAGTCAAATTCAACCCCACGGAGTGCTTCTGGTTTTAGAAGAACCAGAGTTAAATATTTTGCAAGTCAGCAGTAATACTTACGATGTTTTTGGGATTACTCCCGAAAATATGCTGCAAAAAAAATTAGAAGATTTACTCGATCCCTTTCAAATTGAGAAAATTAAAGCTGGACTTTTACAAGAAAGTCTAGATATGATTAATCCCACAAAAATTTGGGCAAGAGTTAAGGGTGATGAGTATGTAGTATTTGACGGCATCTTCCACCGCAGTGCAGATGGATTTTTGATTTTGGAATTAGAACTTGCTTTTTCTCAAGAAAATATTCCATTTTTAAGTTTCTATCATTTAGCAAGAGCTTCTATTAATAAATTAGAAGAAACGGCAAATCTCCACGATTTCTGTCAAATTCTTGTGCAAGAAGTCCGAAAAGTCACAGGATTTGACCGAGTGATGCTATATAAATTTGATGATGATGGGCATGGTTCTGTGCTTGCTGAAGAAAAATTAGCAATTATGGAATCTTATCTGGGTTTACACTATCCAGAGTCAGATATTCCTAGACCAGCAAGAAAATTATTTGCTTCTAATTGGATTAGGATCATTCCAGATACTCATGCTGATCCTGTAGAAATTTTCCCTGCTATTAATCCTCTAAGCCAGCGTCGCCCAGATTTAACAAATTCTATCCTGAGAAGTCCTTATTCATGCCATATTGAGTATCTACACAATATGGGTGTTGGTGCTTCTTTGACAATTTCTTTAATTAAAGAAGGTAAACTCTGGGGATTAATTGCTTGTCATCACCAAACGCCTAAATACGTCTCTTACGAGATGCGAAAAGCTTGCGAATTCTTGGGGAGAGTAATTTTTTCAGAACTTGCAGACCGAGAAGAAACTGAAGATTATGACTATCGGATGCGGCTGACATATATCCAATCAGCATTGGTTGAATATATGTCCCAAGAAGAAAACTTTATTGATGGATTAGTTAAACATCAACCAAATTTACTAGATTTAACTAATGCCCAAGGTGCAGCAATCTGTTTTGGTGGTAATTACACTTTAATTGGTGAAACTCCCAAAGAAGAAGATTTGAATTTTTTAGTCCAATGGCTAAAAAATAATGTAGAAGAAGAAGTATTCTATACTGATTCTCTGCCGCGTCTTTATCCAGATGCCCAAAATTTTAAAAATGTTGCTAGCGGTTTACTAGCAATTCCAATTTCTAAACAGAATTATGTGTTGTGGTTCCGCCCTGAAGTCATTCAAACTGTGAATTGGGGTGGTGATCCAAATCGGGCATTTGAGGTGAATACTTCCGATGGAAATACGCGCTTGTGTCCACGTAAATCTTTTGAATTGTGGAAAGAAACGGTTCGCTTAACTTCTTTACGTTGGCAAGCTGTGGAAGTGAAAGCAGCATTAGAATTGCGCAAAGCAATCGTCAATATTGTACTGCGCCAAGCAGATGAATTAGCACAGTTAGCGCATGATTTAGAACTTTCCAACGCGGAATTGAAAAAGTTTGCTTACGTTGCTTCCCATGATTTGCAAGAACCGCTAAATCAGGTAGCAAACTACGTGCAATTGCTGGAGATGCGCTATGAGCAATTGCTTGACGAAGATGCAAAAGAGTTTATCACTTTTGCCGTCGAGGGAGTTAGCTTGATGCAGACGTTAATTGATGATGTGCTAGCATACTCGAAAGTAGATATGCAAGCAATAGAATTTGAACTGACAAATGTAGAAACAGCTTTAGAACGCGCTTTAACTAATTTGCGGAAACGCATTAGCGAAACGGGTGCTGTGATTACTTATGATCAGTTACCAACCGTCATGGCTGATGGAACTCAGTTGATGCAATTGTTCCAAAATTTGATTGGTAATGCTATCAAGTTCCGCAGTGATCAAGCGCCAGAAATTCATATTGGTGCTTCTCGCTTAGAAGACGAATGGCTATTTTCAGTACGGGATAACGGTATCGGTATTGATCCACAGTTTCGCGATCGCATTTTTGTCATCTTTCAACGCCTGCATACGCGGGATGAGTACCCAGGTACTGGTATGGGACTAGCTATCTGTAAGAAAATTATTGAGTGTCATCGGGGACGTATCTGGGTAGAATCGAAACTTGGTGAGGGTGCAACATTCTACTTTACTATTCCGGTGGGAGGACGCGATCGTGAGCGCAGAAACGGACGAAAAGCACAGAACCATATTTTTGGTCGAAGATAA
- a CDS encoding response regulator gives MSAETDEKHRTIFLVEDNKADIRLIQEALKNSMIPHQVITVRDGMDAMAYLRQEGEYADAPRPDLILLDLNLPKKDGREVLAEIKTDPKLKRIPVVVLTTSHNEEDIFHSYDLHVNCYITKSRNLSQLFQIVKGIEDFWLSTVTLPSE, from the coding sequence GTGAGCGCAGAAACGGACGAAAAGCACAGAACCATATTTTTGGTCGAAGATAATAAAGCCGATATCCGTCTGATTCAAGAAGCCTTGAAAAATAGCATGATACCACACCAGGTTATCACTGTTAGAGATGGTATGGATGCTATGGCTTATTTGCGCCAAGAGGGCGAGTACGCTGATGCACCCCGCCCTGATTTGATCCTCTTAGATTTGAATCTGCCCAAAAAAGATGGTAGAGAAGTTCTAGCGGAGATTAAAACTGATCCCAAGCTGAAACGCATTCCTGTAGTCGTGCTGACAACTTCCCACAACGAGGAAGATATTTTCCATAGCTATGACTTGCATGTGAATTGCTACATCACCAAATCTCGCAACCTCAGTCAACTATTCCAAATCGTCAAAGGAATAGAAGATTTTTGGTTATCTACCGTGACTTTACCATCAGAGTAA
- a CDS encoding ATP-binding response regulator, with translation MIASSIKILLIEDNLAEARLLQEFLKQAQSHEFTLLNVKRLGDALSLLSNCNEISCDFDVILLDLTLPDSEGLTSLAPLISQAPTVPIVVLTNTNDDELALEAVRQGAQDYLVKRQVNVEVLIRALKYAIERKHTLESLRAVNHALEIRVEERTAELVKAQELNQFKSEFVSMLSHDIRSPLNTILLAAGLLQNSGDKLSTEKKLNHYKLIRSAIKNMTQLLDEASLLGKADSGRLEREFTLLNLQDFCRQLVEEAQLIAVDKHITVVFTATGQPTEILSDENLLRHILGNLLSNAIKYSRPDSIVYFELRFKNQTVIFNIKDEGIGIPLEDQKQLFQPFYRANNVGSIPGTGLGLAIVKKCLEAHGGEITVNSEVGVGTTFTVTLPLIKG, from the coding sequence ATGATTGCAAGCTCAATCAAAATTTTATTGATTGAGGACAATTTGGCGGAAGCTAGATTGTTACAAGAGTTTCTTAAGCAAGCCCAGTCTCATGAATTTACTCTTCTCAACGTCAAGAGATTAGGAGATGCTTTGTCCTTACTCAGTAATTGTAATGAGATCAGCTGTGATTTTGATGTAATTCTGTTGGATTTGACTTTACCAGATAGTGAAGGATTAACTTCTCTTGCACCGTTGATTAGTCAAGCTCCTACTGTACCAATTGTAGTATTAACAAATACTAACGATGATGAACTTGCCTTAGAAGCAGTACGCCAGGGAGCGCAAGATTATTTAGTCAAGCGACAGGTAAATGTAGAAGTACTAATTCGTGCTTTAAAATATGCGATCGAGCGCAAGCACACTTTAGAATCTTTACGTGCAGTCAATCACGCCTTAGAAATTCGGGTAGAAGAAAGAACAGCAGAGTTAGTCAAAGCCCAAGAACTCAATCAGTTTAAATCCGAATTTGTTTCTATGCTCTCCCATGACATCCGTAGTCCTTTAAATACCATTTTATTGGCGGCGGGTTTGCTACAAAACAGTGGTGACAAACTATCTACAGAAAAAAAGCTGAATCATTACAAGCTTATTCGTTCTGCAATTAAAAATATGACCCAACTATTGGATGAGGCTTCCCTATTGGGTAAAGCTGATTCTGGTAGGCTTGAGCGAGAATTTACTTTACTCAATTTACAAGATTTTTGTCGTCAACTAGTTGAAGAAGCACAATTAATTGCTGTCGATAAACATATTACAGTTGTATTTACCGCTACTGGACAACCAACTGAAATATTGAGCGATGAAAATTTATTGCGGCATATTTTAGGAAATTTACTTAGTAATGCTATTAAATATTCGCGTCCAGATAGTATTGTTTATTTTGAATTGAGGTTTAAAAATCAAACTGTCATTTTCAATATTAAAGATGAAGGTATTGGTATTCCTCTAGAAGATCAAAAACAACTTTTTCAGCCCTTCTATCGTGCTAATAATGTTGGCTCAATTCCTGGTACTGGTTTGGGTTTAGCAATTGTGAAAAAGTGTCTGGAGGCACATGGAGGGGAAATTACAGTTAATAGTGAAGTGGGAGTAGGTACAACGTTTACAGTAACGCTGCCGTTGATTAAAGGTTAA